The Sporomusa termitida genome has a window encoding:
- a CDS encoding efflux RND transporter permease subunit, with translation MLNRIIEFSIHNRVIILALSALVLVWGIFVVRDTPIDAFPDLSENQVLVAADWMGRGPQEIQDQVTYPLETALRGLPDVKEVRSASSFGMSLITVIFEDGVDPYFARQVVNEKVQQAIPQLPRGVQPALGPVSTPMGQVFMYTVESDRHNLADLRTVEDFTIKQQLSAVPGVAEVASIGGYVMQYQINLDPQLLQSYRVSFNQVFAALGANNANIGAKVVEQNGQEFIVRGLGLIQSPDDIKNIVLTQNNNVPVYIKDVAQVTTGPDFRRGVLTKSGYEAAGGIVIQRMGENTLNVIDQVKAKIAEIEPTLPAGMRIVPFYDQTDLVKKAVNTLTRALVEEFILVSIIVVAFLGNLRSSLIVTSAIPLGILIALIAMQQIHLSANLMSLGGIAIGIGVMTDAAIVMVENIYRHLAEDRGRRDIVEVTLEAAKEVAAPIFFSIMIIIVTFLPVFTMTGTEGKLYTPMAWAKSFAMSGSLLLAFTLVPVLCTLLLRGKIQEKDTWIVARLHQWYRPAVKSVLRHSKATIAIAVIVMLAGFSLLPLIGTSFMPALDEGTFLVMPTMLPSVSLTEAVAAAKTMDKVIEEIPEIEMSVGKVGRAESAMDPAPISMIETIVTLKPQAQWRAGMTKEAIEQEMMVKLANIPGLNLAFTQPIAGRLAMLTTGVRTELGIKLYGEDLQVLQQKAFAIEQALATVPGVSDLLAERVFGASYLEIEVNREQAARYGLNIADVEDAVELAVGGKTATTTIEGRKRFNVLVRYNRENRETIEAMQNILIPVTGSGAMAKTGGDGMDGMGDSVPAAPAAPVSGAYVPLGEVARFQVVDGPSMISSDNGVYRMIIQMNARDRDIVGFVNEANQVIKEKVDLPAGYSLQWTGQYEHQQRAKDRLSLVVPAVIILTFFLLYLTFKSASDAFLILLNIPFSLVGGIVAMYLTGTYLTVAAAVGFIALFGIAVQNGVIMVTYIKHLRDHRTLEEAIIEGALTRLRPVMITALVASLGLFPLLFATGTGAEVQRPMATVVVGGLVTSTVLTLIVLPCIYLVWNQWRERKQTAAAGREPVAK, from the coding sequence ATGTTAAACAGAATCATCGAGTTTTCCATACACAATCGTGTGATTATCCTGGCTTTATCGGCCCTGGTCCTGGTCTGGGGAATCTTTGTGGTCCGCGATACCCCCATTGACGCGTTTCCTGACCTCAGTGAGAATCAGGTACTTGTCGCGGCTGACTGGATGGGGCGGGGGCCGCAGGAAATTCAGGATCAGGTCACTTATCCGCTGGAAACGGCCCTGCGGGGGCTGCCGGACGTGAAGGAAGTACGCTCTGCCTCTTCGTTTGGGATGTCACTCATCACTGTTATTTTTGAAGACGGGGTAGATCCTTACTTTGCCCGCCAGGTGGTGAATGAAAAAGTCCAGCAGGCTATTCCCCAATTGCCACGGGGTGTGCAGCCGGCTTTAGGACCTGTCAGCACCCCGATGGGCCAGGTCTTTATGTATACCGTGGAAAGTGACCGCCACAATCTGGCTGATTTACGAACTGTCGAAGACTTTACCATTAAGCAGCAGTTGAGCGCCGTGCCGGGGGTAGCCGAAGTTGCCAGCATTGGCGGTTATGTAATGCAATACCAGATTAATCTGGACCCCCAGCTTTTGCAAAGCTACCGGGTCAGCTTCAACCAGGTATTTGCCGCCCTTGGCGCCAACAATGCCAATATCGGGGCGAAGGTGGTCGAGCAAAACGGTCAGGAGTTTATCGTCCGCGGGCTGGGCTTAATCCAGTCGCCTGACGATATTAAGAATATTGTCCTTACCCAGAATAACAATGTGCCTGTTTATATTAAAGATGTAGCCCAGGTAACCACCGGGCCCGATTTCCGCCGGGGTGTGCTGACTAAATCCGGTTATGAGGCGGCCGGGGGGATTGTCATTCAGCGGATGGGCGAAAATACGCTGAATGTGATTGATCAGGTAAAAGCCAAGATTGCTGAAATCGAGCCAACCTTGCCTGCAGGCATGCGGATTGTGCCTTTTTATGATCAAACCGACCTGGTAAAAAAAGCGGTCAATACCCTGACCCGGGCCCTGGTGGAAGAATTCATCCTTGTGTCAATTATTGTCGTCGCTTTTTTGGGCAACCTGCGGTCCAGCCTGATTGTGACCAGCGCCATTCCCCTGGGGATTCTTATCGCGCTGATTGCCATGCAGCAGATCCACCTGTCGGCTAATTTGATGTCCCTTGGCGGTATCGCCATCGGCATCGGTGTTATGACCGACGCGGCTATTGTTATGGTGGAGAATATCTACCGCCATTTGGCTGAAGACCGGGGCCGCCGTGATATTGTCGAGGTGACCCTGGAAGCGGCCAAAGAAGTGGCAGCCCCGATTTTCTTTTCCATTATGATTATCATCGTCACCTTCCTGCCCGTATTTACCATGACCGGCACCGAGGGCAAGCTGTATACGCCGATGGCCTGGGCCAAATCCTTCGCTATGAGCGGGTCACTGCTGCTGGCTTTCACGCTGGTGCCGGTACTCTGCACCCTGTTGCTCAGAGGAAAAATCCAGGAAAAAGATACCTGGATTGTCGCCAGGCTGCATCAATGGTATCGGCCTGCGGTCAAGTCAGTGCTGCGGCACAGCAAGGCCACGATTGCCATTGCCGTTATTGTCATGCTGGCCGGCTTTTCACTCCTGCCGCTCATTGGCACCAGCTTTATGCCGGCTTTGGATGAAGGGACATTCCTGGTTATGCCGACTATGCTGCCCAGTGTGTCCCTCACCGAGGCGGTGGCAGCGGCCAAAACGATGGATAAGGTTATTGAGGAAATTCCGGAGATTGAGATGTCTGTGGGCAAGGTTGGCCGGGCCGAGTCGGCCATGGACCCGGCACCCATCAGCATGATTGAGACGATTGTTACCCTCAAACCCCAAGCGCAGTGGCGGGCCGGGATGACCAAAGAGGCCATTGAGCAGGAAATGATGGTTAAACTGGCCAATATTCCCGGACTCAACTTAGCTTTTACCCAGCCGATTGCCGGCCGGCTGGCCATGCTGACAACCGGCGTCCGCACCGAATTGGGGATCAAACTCTATGGGGAAGATCTGCAGGTATTGCAGCAAAAAGCCTTTGCTATTGAGCAAGCCCTGGCAACGGTGCCGGGGGTCAGCGATCTTTTAGCCGAGCGGGTCTTTGGCGCTTCCTATCTGGAGATTGAGGTCAACCGGGAACAGGCGGCGCGGTATGGCCTGAACATTGCCGACGTCGAAGACGCCGTCGAACTGGCAGTCGGCGGCAAAACCGCCACGACCACGATTGAAGGCCGCAAACGCTTTAATGTTCTCGTCCGTTATAACCGGGAAAACCGGGAGACAATCGAAGCCATGCAAAATATCCTTATTCCCGTAACCGGCAGCGGGGCTATGGCCAAAACCGGCGGCGACGGGATGGACGGCATGGGCGATAGCGTACCTGCCGCCCCAGCCGCGCCGGTCAGCGGGGCTTATGTACCGCTGGGCGAGGTGGCCCGGTTCCAGGTTGTGGACGGACCGTCCATGATCAGCAGCGATAATGGCGTGTACCGGATGATTATTCAAATGAATGCCCGGGACCGGGATATTGTCGGCTTTGTTAATGAAGCCAATCAGGTGATTAAAGAAAAAGTCGACCTGCCTGCCGGTTATTCCCTGCAATGGACCGGCCAGTATGAGCACCAGCAGCGGGCGAAAGACCGGTTGTCACTGGTCGTGCCGGCAGTCATTATCCTGACTTTCTTCTTATTGTATTTGACCTTCAAGTCTGCCAGCGATGCCTTTCTTATTCTGCTGAACATCCCCTTCTCCCTGGTGGGGGGCATTGTGGCCATGTATCTCACCGGCACCTACCTCACGGTCGCTGCGGCTGTCGGCTTCATTGCCCTGTTTGGTATTGCTGTGCAAAACGGGGTCATTATGGTAACGTATATTAAACACCTGCGCGACCACCGGACGCTGGAGGAAGCCATTATTGAAGGCGCCTTAACCCGGCTGCGGCCAGTTATGATTACCGCGCTTGTCGCCAGCCTGGGGCTGTTCCCCTTGCTGTTTGCCACCGGTACCGGGGCCGAGGTACAGCGGCCAATGGCCACCGTTGTCGTGGGCGGTCTGGTCACTTCCACGGTGCTGACCCTGATCGTGCTGCCGTGCATCTACCTGGTCTGGAACCAGTGGCGGGAGCGCAAGCAGACGGCTGCTGCCGGCAGGGAGCCTGTCGCCAAATAA
- a CDS encoding efflux RND transporter periplasmic adaptor subunit produces the protein MIEKLQAQKKLIIGMAAGVLVIGGAGYYYSLQHNKPVAADHTGHQMSGPVMAMGDTVTLDARARQLAGVQTAQAVVKALTKEIKTTGKIAMNENGRTYITSRVEGRVDELYVTAEGETIAPGQAIAVVYSPTYIAAQEEYLLALETVQKLKNAGKDVVQLNNRLLEAARRKLQLLNVPDSEIVHLEHTRKAQEQMTVYAQFGGTVLEKQLLPGAFIMPGDKLYSLSDLSTVWLYADIYEKDIAGITPGQAVVVTSGAYPGQEFAGRITFINPILDDATRTVKVRVEMANPGGKLKPNMFVNARVQTPLAAGLVIPESALLDTGSRKIVFVAQSEDTFVKREVVAGQQTDGYVQILSGLQPGEPVVTAAAFLIDSQTKLGSFGSHAGHGGGTAAGTAPPAAPAPAPSVPAAPAAGGEHSGHSGH, from the coding sequence ATGATCGAAAAACTACAGGCCCAAAAAAAGCTTATCATCGGCATGGCCGCCGGTGTCCTGGTCATTGGCGGTGCCGGCTACTATTATTCCCTGCAACACAATAAACCAGTGGCGGCAGACCATACCGGACATCAAATGTCCGGGCCGGTTATGGCGATGGGTGATACCGTAACCCTTGACGCCAGGGCCAGGCAGCTGGCCGGGGTACAAACCGCGCAAGCGGTTGTTAAAGCATTGACCAAAGAAATTAAGACTACCGGCAAGATTGCCATGAATGAAAACGGCCGGACCTATATCACTTCCCGGGTTGAAGGGCGGGTGGATGAACTGTACGTAACGGCCGAGGGCGAGACTATTGCCCCCGGCCAGGCCATCGCCGTCGTCTACAGTCCCACCTACATCGCCGCCCAGGAAGAATATTTGTTAGCCCTGGAGACTGTGCAAAAGCTGAAAAATGCCGGCAAGGATGTAGTCCAGCTCAACAACCGCCTGCTGGAGGCGGCCCGGCGCAAACTACAGCTCCTCAATGTGCCTGACAGTGAGATCGTTCATCTGGAGCACACCCGGAAAGCGCAGGAGCAGATGACTGTTTATGCCCAGTTTGGTGGTACGGTGCTGGAAAAACAGCTGCTGCCCGGGGCCTTCATTATGCCCGGGGATAAATTATACAGTCTGTCGGACTTATCTACTGTTTGGCTGTATGCCGATATTTATGAGAAAGATATTGCCGGCATTACTCCCGGCCAGGCGGTTGTGGTAACCAGCGGCGCCTATCCGGGTCAGGAGTTTGCCGGCCGGATAACTTTTATTAATCCGATACTTGATGATGCCACCCGGACCGTCAAAGTCCGGGTCGAGATGGCTAATCCCGGCGGCAAACTAAAACCTAATATGTTCGTTAACGCCAGGGTGCAGACCCCATTAGCGGCGGGCCTGGTCATACCGGAATCGGCTCTCCTTGATACCGGCAGCCGGAAAATTGTTTTTGTGGCCCAAAGTGAGGATACCTTTGTCAAACGCGAGGTGGTTGCCGGGCAACAAACAGACGGCTATGTGCAAATCCTGTCCGGATTGCAGCCTGGTGAACCTGTAGTTACCGCGGCTGCCTTCCTGATTGATTCTCAGACCAAGTTAGGCAGCTTTGGCAGCCACGCCGGCCATGGCGGCGGCACGGCCGCGGGAACCGCACCGCCGGCAGCGCCGGCACCTGCCCCGAGCGTGCCGGCTGCGCCCGCTGCCGGCGGCGAACACAGCGGCCATAGCGGTCATTAA
- a CDS encoding TolC family protein yields the protein MSSMAKPGILSALIVFAIMVTANLQPVLAAEQPLTLQEIVNYAVRNNPAVVETQKQWEEKASRIPAVTAQPNLKFGIMKDDIPTSSLNPGQGMMTEFGLSQEFMNPSKLKAMGKMAGSEANMARAGWNDKQLEVYTQAKQAYYDYLYFRQALSIGKESQQLMGQLVQLAQINYATGMVPLQDTLKAQTEFSQMTIDLLDMASMEAVAKAKLNNLMGRSTNTGLAVKEEFTAPPPNFDLAYLVKAAESKPAVTGMEYQVEMAQNGIELAKKQRLPDFEVRLGYKKNKEPMVEEQVDHMNPMNTTLMLEERKPTWKIEVMAMLPIWQGKNKAEIKAAQAGFEASQAALQNMKNMAELDVQMALTEAQAAWRQIELYKNTIIPQAEQTYQAAVVGYTNGKVDFMTVLEGVNTLRNAKLGLYKAKVDYEKAAANLEKAVGKPLFTSVDGSLE from the coding sequence ATGAGCAGCATGGCCAAACCTGGTATTTTAAGCGCACTTATCGTCTTTGCGATTATGGTCACCGCTAATTTGCAGCCGGTGCTTGCGGCCGAGCAGCCCCTGACGTTGCAGGAGATTGTGAATTATGCTGTCCGCAATAATCCGGCCGTTGTCGAGACGCAAAAGCAATGGGAGGAGAAAGCCAGCCGGATTCCCGCTGTTACGGCCCAGCCCAATCTCAAATTCGGGATTATGAAGGACGACATTCCTACCTCCAGCTTGAATCCCGGCCAGGGGATGATGACCGAGTTTGGCCTCAGCCAGGAGTTTATGAATCCGTCTAAGCTGAAAGCGATGGGGAAGATGGCCGGCAGTGAGGCCAATATGGCCAGAGCCGGCTGGAATGACAAACAGCTTGAGGTATATACCCAGGCCAAACAGGCTTATTACGATTATCTGTATTTCCGGCAGGCGCTGAGCATCGGCAAGGAAAGCCAGCAGCTTATGGGCCAGCTGGTACAATTGGCCCAAATCAATTACGCTACCGGTATGGTGCCTCTGCAGGATACCCTGAAAGCCCAGACCGAGTTTTCGCAGATGACAATCGATCTGTTAGATATGGCGTCAATGGAGGCGGTGGCCAAAGCCAAGCTTAACAACCTGATGGGCCGCAGCACCAATACGGGTCTGGCGGTGAAGGAAGAGTTTACGGCACCGCCGCCTAACTTTGATCTGGCCTACCTGGTTAAAGCCGCTGAAAGCAAGCCGGCCGTAACCGGCATGGAGTATCAGGTGGAAATGGCCCAAAACGGCATTGAACTGGCCAAGAAGCAGCGGCTGCCTGATTTTGAGGTCCGGCTGGGCTACAAAAAAAACAAAGAACCGATGGTGGAAGAACAGGTGGATCATATGAATCCGATGAATACCACACTCATGCTGGAGGAGAGAAAACCAACCTGGAAGATTGAGGTTATGGCGATGCTGCCTATCTGGCAAGGCAAAAACAAAGCCGAAATCAAAGCGGCCCAGGCCGGCTTCGAGGCTTCGCAGGCGGCCCTCCAGAATATGAAAAACATGGCCGAGCTTGATGTCCAGATGGCTCTTACGGAAGCGCAGGCAGCCTGGCGGCAGATTGAATTGTATAAAAACACAATCATTCCCCAGGCTGAGCAGACTTACCAGGCGGCGGTAGTCGGGTATACCAACGGCAAGGTTGACTTCATGACTGTCCTGGAAGGGGTTAATACCCTGCGCAATGCCAAGCTTGGTTTGTACAAGGCCAAGGTGGATTATGAAAAAGCGGCGGCTAATCTGGAAAAAGCGGTAGGCAAGCCCTTGTTTACCAGTGTGGATGGCTCGCTTGAATAA
- a CDS encoding CopZ family metallochaperone — translation MSQEQTILKIEGMSCGHCKMSVEKALQAVPGVISASVDLAKKEALVTGTADRAALVKAVEDTGFDVV, via the coding sequence GTGAGCCAAGAACAAACGATATTGAAAATTGAGGGAATGTCCTGCGGACATTGCAAAATGAGTGTGGAAAAGGCCCTGCAGGCTGTTCCCGGCGTTATAAGCGCCAGTGTTGACCTGGCCAAAAAGGAAGCACTGGTCACCGGCACTGCTGACCGGGCGGCACTGGTTAAGGCGGTCGAAGATACCGGCTTTGACGTAGTGTAA
- a CDS encoding heavy metal translocating P-type ATPase, whose protein sequence is MSEAKASLPLATVFLKVGGMTCAACSGRVERGLAKLPGVEKAAVNLATEKAAVTYDSSRTSLGEIVHKIEALGYQVVRDKVEVKITGMTCAACSGRIERGLGKLPGVTSAVVNLAVEKATVEYYAGVSGIADIKAKIEQLGFGAHDLTDTAAVDREKEAREAEVTRQRLRLLVAAVFSLPLLLAMVLHMLGVMDSVAHFLMNPYLQWVLATPVQFIAGWQFYRGAYIVLKNGSANMDVLVVLGTSAAYFYSVANVLRQDPDLYFETSAILITLIILGKLLEATAKGRTSEAIKALMGLQAKTARVVRDGRELDIPIAEVLTGDIVVVRPGEKVPVDGVIVDGTSTIDESMLTGESLPVDKKAGDQVVGATINKLGTFKFEATKVGKDTALAQIVRIVEEAQGSKAPIQRFADVVSAYFVPAVVGLALLTFAAWFFLLDAGNFSRALVNFTAVLVIACPCALGLATPTSIMVGTGKGAEHGILIKGAEHLEHAHRLTTIVLDKTGTITKGEPEITDIIPMAGLDAATLLQLAVRAEKNSEHPLAQAIVSYGKQQGLVPEDPASFTAIPGHGVEVTVDGQRILVGTRKLLQDNAIDIAGAIGPMEELELQGKTVMLFALENQLSGLFAVADTVKANSAEAVAGLQNMGIEVWMITGDNSRTARAIAGAVGITNVMAEVLPEHKAEKVAALKQEGKIVAMVGDGINDAPALATADVGFAIGTGTDVAIAAADITLMRGDLTGIVAAIRLSRATMRNIKQNLFWALVYNSLGIPVAAAGFLSPVLAGAAMAFSSVSVVTNALRLKRFNPYKP, encoded by the coding sequence ATGTCTGAGGCCAAGGCGTCGTTGCCGCTGGCAACCGTGTTTTTAAAGGTGGGTGGGATGACCTGTGCGGCCTGTTCGGGCCGGGTGGAACGGGGGCTCGCCAAGCTGCCGGGGGTGGAAAAGGCGGCGGTTAACCTGGCGACGGAGAAGGCCGCTGTAACCTATGACAGTTCCCGGACCAGCCTGGGCGAAATCGTGCACAAGATTGAAGCTCTGGGCTATCAGGTGGTCAGGGACAAGGTGGAGGTAAAGATTACCGGCATGACCTGCGCCGCCTGCTCCGGCCGGATAGAAAGAGGCCTGGGCAAACTGCCCGGGGTGACCAGCGCGGTTGTTAATCTGGCGGTGGAAAAAGCAACGGTAGAATATTATGCGGGGGTTAGCGGCATCGCCGATATCAAGGCTAAGATCGAGCAGCTGGGGTTTGGCGCGCATGATCTAACCGATACCGCCGCGGTCGACAGGGAAAAGGAGGCCCGGGAGGCCGAGGTAACCAGACAGCGCCTGCGGCTGCTGGTGGCGGCCGTATTCTCCCTGCCGCTGCTGCTGGCTATGGTTTTGCATATGCTGGGGGTAATGGACAGCGTTGCCCATTTCCTGATGAATCCCTACCTGCAATGGGTATTGGCTACGCCTGTTCAGTTCATTGCCGGCTGGCAGTTTTACCGGGGCGCCTATATCGTACTGAAGAATGGCAGTGCCAATATGGATGTCCTGGTAGTACTGGGCACCTCGGCGGCTTATTTTTACAGTGTGGCGAATGTGCTGCGCCAGGACCCGGATCTGTATTTTGAAACCTCGGCTATTTTGATCACGCTGATTATTTTAGGAAAATTGCTGGAAGCGACGGCCAAGGGGCGGACCTCGGAGGCGATTAAGGCGCTCATGGGGCTGCAGGCCAAGACGGCCAGGGTGGTGCGCGACGGCCGGGAATTGGACATTCCCATTGCCGAGGTCCTGACCGGTGATATTGTTGTCGTGCGCCCGGGGGAAAAAGTGCCGGTCGACGGTGTGATTGTGGACGGGACATCGACAATTGATGAATCGATGCTGACCGGCGAAAGCCTGCCTGTTGATAAAAAGGCCGGTGACCAGGTGGTTGGTGCCACCATCAATAAATTAGGCACCTTCAAATTTGAGGCTACCAAGGTCGGCAAAGATACGGCCCTGGCCCAGATTGTCCGGATTGTCGAAGAGGCCCAGGGCTCGAAGGCGCCCATCCAGCGCTTTGCCGATGTGGTGTCGGCCTATTTTGTGCCGGCTGTCGTCGGGTTAGCGCTGCTAACCTTTGCCGCCTGGTTCTTCCTCCTGGACGCCGGCAATTTTTCGCGGGCCTTGGTTAATTTTACGGCCGTGCTGGTTATCGCCTGCCCCTGTGCCCTGGGCCTAGCCACGCCGACCTCCATTATGGTGGGCACCGGCAAAGGCGCCGAGCATGGTATTCTGATCAAGGGGGCCGAGCATTTAGAGCATGCCCACCGGCTGACAACCATTGTCCTTGATAAAACCGGCACCATCACGAAAGGGGAACCGGAAATTACCGATATTATACCCATGGCCGGTCTGGATGCGGCGACGCTCCTGCAGCTGGCGGTCAGGGCCGAGAAAAACTCCGAGCATCCCCTGGCGCAGGCGATTGTCAGCTATGGCAAACAGCAGGGGCTTGTGCCGGAAGATCCGGCCTCCTTTACGGCCATACCGGGGCACGGGGTCGAGGTTACCGTTGACGGGCAGAGAATTCTGGTAGGCACCCGGAAACTGCTGCAGGACAACGCGATTGATATTGCCGGCGCGATCGGGCCAATGGAAGAGCTGGAGCTTCAGGGCAAGACAGTCATGTTGTTCGCCCTGGAAAACCAGCTCAGCGGGTTATTTGCGGTGGCTGACACTGTGAAAGCGAATTCGGCCGAAGCGGTGGCCGGGCTGCAAAACATGGGTATCGAAGTATGGATGATAACCGGGGACAACAGCCGGACCGCCCGGGCCATCGCCGGCGCGGTCGGCATAACCAATGTTATGGCTGAGGTATTGCCGGAACATAAGGCGGAAAAGGTTGCGGCGCTAAAACAGGAAGGCAAGATTGTCGCTATGGTTGGTGACGGCATAAACGATGCGCCGGCGCTGGCTACGGCCGATGTGGGCTTTGCAATCGGGACCGGCACCGATGTGGCGATTGCGGCGGCCGATATTACCCTCATGCGGGGCGACCTGACCGGAATTGTGGCGGCTATCCGTTTAAGCCGGGCAACGATGCGGAACATTAAACAGAATCTGTTCTGGGCGCTGGTTTATAATTCACTAGGTATTCCCGTGGCGGCAGCCGGGTTTCTGTCACCGGTGCTGGCCGGTGCGGCCATGGCCTTCAGTTCGGTATCGGTGGTTACCAATGCCCTGCGACTGAAACGGTTTAACCCCTATAAGCCCTAA
- a CDS encoding metal-sensitive transcriptional regulator produces the protein MLDDKEKIDIKKRLRRISGQINGIEKMIDESRYCVEVLQQIMAARAALNQVALIMIESHTKSCVVNAIREDRTEEAIDELMGVLSKFTK, from the coding sequence ATGCTGGATGATAAAGAAAAAATTGATATAAAAAAAAGGCTGCGGCGGATCAGCGGCCAAATCAACGGTATTGAGAAAATGATTGATGAGAGCCGCTATTGTGTGGAGGTTCTGCAGCAGATTATGGCGGCCAGGGCGGCCCTCAATCAGGTTGCCCTGATTATGATTGAGAGCCATACGAAGAGCTGTGTGGTCAATGCCATCAGGGAAGACCGTACTGAGGAAGCCATCGATGAATTAATGGGCGTTTTATCCAAATTTACAAAGTAA
- a CDS encoding NAD(P)-dependent malic enzyme has protein sequence MDIREEALKAHKEHQGKLQVSSKMPLKNMHDLSIAYTPGVAEPCREIKQNKELSFEYTCRGNMIAVISDGTRVLGLGDIGPEAAMPVMEGKSVIYKTFADVDAVPICLGTKDPAKIIATIKLLEPSFAGINLEDFSSPKCYDIEDSLKKEMDIPVFHDDQHGTAIAALAGVLGALRFVKKDLANTSIVVNGAGAAGTAIGRILVNAGARNITMVDIGGALYDGMPGLNRVQAALAKDTNKNKRQGTLAEIAAGADVLIGVSAPGVFTGGIIGSLAKDSIVIAMANPVPEVYYADAKAAGAKVAGTGRSDAPNQVNNSSVFPGLFRGALDVRARQINEEMKLAAAYAIANIIPADELSEDYVVPNVFNPLVAPAVAAAVARAAMATGVARITVDPETVRAKTAARVKLGQ, from the coding sequence ATGGATATCAGAGAAGAAGCATTAAAAGCACATAAAGAGCATCAGGGCAAATTACAGGTTAGCAGCAAGATGCCGCTTAAAAACATGCATGACCTCAGCATTGCCTATACGCCCGGGGTTGCAGAACCCTGCCGGGAAATAAAGCAGAACAAAGAGCTTTCTTTTGAGTATACCTGCCGCGGCAACATGATTGCGGTTATTTCCGACGGCACCCGCGTTCTTGGTCTTGGTGACATCGGGCCGGAAGCCGCCATGCCGGTGATGGAAGGCAAAAGTGTAATCTATAAAACCTTTGCCGACGTAGATGCCGTACCCATCTGTCTCGGCACGAAAGACCCGGCAAAAATTATTGCGACAATAAAGCTGCTGGAACCCAGTTTTGCGGGGATCAATCTGGAAGACTTCTCTTCGCCTAAATGCTATGATATTGAAGACAGTCTGAAAAAGGAAATGGATATTCCCGTATTTCATGACGACCAGCATGGTACGGCAATTGCGGCTCTTGCCGGCGTTCTCGGGGCATTAAGATTTGTAAAAAAAGACCTGGCAAACACTAGTATTGTGGTTAATGGCGCCGGGGCGGCCGGCACGGCTATCGGCCGGATACTGGTCAATGCCGGTGCCCGGAACATTACTATGGTGGACATAGGGGGAGCACTCTATGATGGAATGCCTGGATTAAACCGGGTACAGGCTGCATTAGCGAAAGACACTAACAAAAACAAGCGGCAGGGAACGCTGGCGGAGATTGCCGCCGGGGCGGATGTTCTGATCGGTGTTTCAGCTCCCGGCGTATTTACCGGGGGAATCATAGGCAGCCTGGCGAAAGACTCAATTGTAATTGCAATGGCCAACCCGGTCCCGGAAGTCTATTACGCCGACGCCAAAGCTGCCGGGGCAAAAGTGGCCGGAACAGGACGGTCGGATGCGCCGAACCAGGTCAACAACTCCTCAGTTTTTCCAGGGCTGTTCCGCGGTGCCCTGGACGTAAGGGCCCGGCAGATTAATGAGGAGATGAAACTGGCGGCGGCATACGCCATCGCTAATATCATCCCTGCGGACGAACTGAGTGAGGACTATGTTGTTCCCAACGTATTTAATCCCCTGGTAGCTCCGGCCGTGGCTGCCGCAGTGGCGCGGGCGGCTATGGCAACAGGCGTTGCCAGAATTACCGTTGATCCGGAGACCGTGAGAGCCAAAACTGCCGCCCGGGTGAAACTGGGCCAATAA